Genomic window (Bacteroidota bacterium):
CAGGACTGGGAGCCAGAATGCGTGGCGATTTCTCATTGAATTCAGGTGATGTACTCACGATACTTGTGGGTGAAATGCCTCCCATCAATGGTTCGTATAATCAGGGAGGCGGCGGCGGCGGCACCTTCGTTGCGCTTGGCAGCTCATACACCAGTGCCACTCCTCTCATTGTGGCAGGCGGTGGCAGCGGTGGCGGATATAATGGAGGCACTCCGGGTGTTGGCGCCCTTACCACAACCAATGGTGGTGGCATTTCCGGCGGAACAGGCGGCAACGGCGCCACTCAGACTTTCTGTGCCGGTGGCGGCGGCGGATTCTATACTGCAGGAGCAGCATCATCGTACTCAGGATGCGGTGCTGCACAAGGCGGACAGGGATTCAGACAGGGCGGAGCCGGCGGGAACACAGGTAATAGCGGCTATCATGGTCGTGGTGGCTTTGGAGGCGGCGGTTCAGGCGACCCCTGCGGCTCATGCAACACATCGGGCGGCGGTGGCGGCTATAGCGGCGGAAGCGGTTACAGCGGCTATGGTACCGGCGGCGGCGGCGGTTCATACAACGGCGGCACTAACCAGTCAAATACTGCCGGAACCTGGAGCGGCAACGGACAGGTGACGATAACATGGTAGTCGTGAGTCAAAAGTCGTGAGTCGTGAGTTGAGGCGAAGCGAAATCCGTCTCCTGACGGATCGTGAGTCGTGAGTCGTGAGTTGAGGCGAAGCGAAATCCGTCTCCTGACAGATCGTGAGTCTACATTAATAATTAGATAATTTGAAAGTTTATCAATTTGAAAATGTTTGTCTGTCTGTGATTTTTGAAAAATCCTATAAGAATATTTTATTTATTTTCGCAACGTTCAACAATCAATAAAAGATGCGGAAGCATCAGCGATTAATAACACATTATGAAAAAAGTTTTACTCTCAGCTTCAGTACTTATCTTGTTAGCCGGAAGCGCCTGCGCTGCCGTATGGAATGTGGGTGCCACACGTACTTACACAATCCCAAGTCAGGTGCGCACATTGGTACAGGACGGTGACACCATTTACATTGATGGCGGCATGTATGCAAACGACGCCGTGAAATGGGTTAAAAAGGATTTGAAGATTATCGGTCTGGGCACGGGCATGAACCGGACCATATTGCAGTACACCGGCGATATTCCAAACGGCAAAGGAATCTTTGTATTTGAAACTCCCGGCACATGCGACAATGCCTACATAGAAAACATTGTGTTCGACGGAGCGCAGGTGTCGGATGCCAATGGTGCGAACGGTGCAGGCATAAGGTTTCAGGCAACCAACCTGATGGTGAAGAATTGCAAATTCATGAATTGCCAGAACGGAATTCTGGAAGGAAACGGAAGCGTGACCACCAGCAATGTCACCATCTTTGATTCGGAGTTTTATAACAACGGCTACCAATTGCCCAACAATCCGAATTATTCGGGCTATGAACACAATATATACATCAGCGCAAGCACCGACTCGCTTTTTGTAATTAACAACTGGTTCCATCATCCGCGCGGACAGGCAAACTCGCTCAAAACAAGGGCGCAGCGCAGCTATATACTGTATAACCTTATCGACGAGGAAGCTACCGGTTACGGAAGCTGGGAACTGAATATTGCACAGGGCGGTCTGAACGTAATTATGGGAAACATTATCATTCAGGGACCCGCCGGTGCAAACCACGGCATCATCGGATACGATGCCGTTACCAATGCATTGGAAGATTTCTATTTTGTGAATAACACCGTAATCAACCAGTTTGCGGGTAATATAAAATATTTCAACATAGCGCCGGCATCGGGCATCAACACATTTAAAATATTCAACAACATTTTCGCCTCCGTACCCGGAGCAAGCAACACTGTGTTCACCGGGAACGTTCCCACAGCGCTGGACTCGTCGGCCAACGCATTTTCAAATAATTACCTGACGTTCGGATTTAGCAATCCTGCCGCGACCGATTACTCACTTACTGCAGCAGCACTGCAGGCCATTGATAAAGGTGTGTTTGCCGGAAATACAAATACGGCATACCCGCTTACACCTTCTTTCACATACCAGCCGCTTGCTCCCTTGTCCACACCCCGTGTTATCGTAAACTCGGTTATTGACATCGGCGCTTACGAATATTCCGGCGGGCTCAACATCAGTGAAAATGATATGCTGAACAGGATAGCGGTATATCCGAATCCATCGTCGGGAAAATTCCAACTCACCATTGAAGATCTGAATTATGCCGAAAAATTTCATCTGGACGTTTATAATGTAAAAGGTCAGAAGGTGGCGACAAATTATAATATAAGCTATCAGACATCCAATGAAATTGACCTTTCTGAAGCTCAGAAAGGACTTTATTTTGTAAACATTTATTATAAGAATACGGTTCAGACCGAAAAAATTGTGATACAGTAAGTATTGAAAAAGCTGTTACCAACCTGACCGGCGACAGACACCAGTGTGAAGTTATACAATACGATAAACGATGGGCACAACGTTTAAAGATACCGATGAATACATCCGCAGCTTCCCTGAAGAAACACAGGAAATGCTGTACAAACTCCGGGCATTGATCAGAAAAGCGGCACCCCAGGCCGAAGAAAAGATAGGTTATGGAATGCCGTCGTATAAGCTTTATGGCAGGCAACTGTTATACTTCGCCGGGCACGAAAAGCATATCGGATTGTATGCAACACCTACGGCACAAATCGCATTTGAAAAGGAATTGTCAGGATATAAAACAGGGAAAGGCTCGGTACAGTTCCCCCTTGGCAAACCACTTCCCGTTGGGCTTATCACTAAAATAATTAAATTCAGGATTGAAGAGAATCTGCAGAAATCCAAAACAATGAAAAAATAGCTCGAAATGAAAATACTGCGACGCATCATTCTTCCGGTCTTTCTGGCCACCGTATGGATCAGCATTTCGGAATTTGTACGGAATGAAATCCTGCTGAAATCATTCTGGACCGAGCATTATACTTCGCTCGGGCTGACCTTCCCTTCTGAACCGGTGAATGGGGCGGTATGGGGAATATGGTCATTGTTGTTCGCCATAGCAATATTCATTATCTCTAAAAAATTCTCCCTGTTACAAACCATGCTGCTGGCATGGTTCACAGGCTTTGTGCTGATGTGGTTCGTAATCGGGAATATGGGCGTGCTGCCTTTCGGCATGCTGTGGTATGCAATTCCACTTAGTCTGCTCGAAGCATTTCTGGCAAGCTTTATCATACATAAGCTCAAGTAAACCCGTCATAGCACACCCTTTATAAAATCTTTATACTATTGCTGCATCCTTTTATATGAGTTTTATAAAAGCCATTGTAATTTTGCCATAGATTTTAATACCTCGAAAAGTGCCGGGACTTCTATTCAATAAGGTGAACAAAACTCAACAGTATATTATAAGTATACTGTTGATTAGCGTGGTGTCCGTATTCTGTTATTTCCTTTCAGGATATCTGGGATACAGAGTGGTAGCACTGGTGCTGTTAGTAACGGTCTCACTGATATCCATGTTTTTCGGGTTATGGCCGGTGCTGCTCTCGGCTTTTCTGAGTGCGCTCATCTGGGATTTTTTCTTCATCCCTCCTACCTTCAAATTTACTGTTGACAACACAGAAGATGCATTGATGCTGATGATGTATTTTATCATTGCCATGGTAAATGCCGCGATGACGTTCAAGATTCGGCAGATTGAAAAAACATCGCGCAAAAAAGAAGAAAAAGAGAAAGAAGTGGTACTGTACAATACGATTATCAATTCTCTTTCGCATGAACTGCGGACACCCATTTCAACCATTATCGGGGCAACCGACAATTTAATGACGGAGTTCAACCACCTTTCGGAAGACAATAAAAACGAGCTCATCACAGAAATTTCCAAGGCATCACTCCGACTCGACCGTCAGGTGGAGAATCTGCTGAATATGTCGCGGCTGGAATCAGGGTTCATAAAAGCAAAGCGCGACTGGTGCGATATGACCGAACTGGTGAATGAAGTGCTGAACCGTTTGAAAGAAAATCTTGACAAGCGCGTTATCAATGTACAGTTCAAAGACGACCTGCCGCTGTTCAGGGTTGACCACGGCCTGATTGAAGAAGTGTTGTATAATTTACTGCTGAATGCCACCTTATACAGCTCCAAATATTGCGTTATCACGCTGCGTGTGAATGGATGGGACGACAAACTGATACTGGTGGTTGAAGATAACGGGAACGGTTTTCCGGAAGATGCCATAGGCAAAGCATTTGATAAATTCTACCGGGTGAAGAACAGTGAAGCCGGAGGCACGGGTCTGGGATTATCAATAGCCAAAGGATTTGTAGAAGCTCACGACGGCTCCATAGAACTTGACAACCTGCCCGATGGCGGCGCACGATTCACCATACAAATACCGGCTGAAACATCATACATAAACAACCTGAAA
Coding sequences:
- a CDS encoding T9SS type A sorting domain-containing protein; this translates as MKKVLLSASVLILLAGSACAAVWNVGATRTYTIPSQVRTLVQDGDTIYIDGGMYANDAVKWVKKDLKIIGLGTGMNRTILQYTGDIPNGKGIFVFETPGTCDNAYIENIVFDGAQVSDANGANGAGIRFQATNLMVKNCKFMNCQNGILEGNGSVTTSNVTIFDSEFYNNGYQLPNNPNYSGYEHNIYISASTDSLFVINNWFHHPRGQANSLKTRAQRSYILYNLIDEEATGYGSWELNIAQGGLNVIMGNIIIQGPAGANHGIIGYDAVTNALEDFYFVNNTVINQFAGNIKYFNIAPASGINTFKIFNNIFASVPGASNTVFTGNVPTALDSSANAFSNNYLTFGFSNPAATDYSLTAAALQAIDKGVFAGNTNTAYPLTPSFTYQPLAPLSTPRVIVNSVIDIGAYEYSGGLNISENDMLNRIAVYPNPSSGKFQLTIEDLNYAEKFHLDVYNVKGQKVATNYNISYQTSNEIDLSEAQKGLYFVNIYYKNTVQTEKIVIQ
- a CDS encoding DUF1801 domain-containing protein, which produces MGTTFKDTDEYIRSFPEETQEMLYKLRALIRKAAPQAEEKIGYGMPSYKLYGRQLLYFAGHEKHIGLYATPTAQIAFEKELSGYKTGKGSVQFPLGKPLPVGLITKIIKFRIEENLQKSKTMKK
- a CDS encoding ATP-binding protein; translation: MPGLLFNKVNKTQQYIISILLISVVSVFCYFLSGYLGYRVVALVLLVTVSLISMFFGLWPVLLSAFLSALIWDFFFIPPTFKFTVDNTEDALMLMMYFIIAMVNAAMTFKIRQIEKTSRKKEEKEKEVVLYNTIINSLSHELRTPISTIIGATDNLMTEFNHLSEDNKNELITEISKASLRLDRQVENLLNMSRLESGFIKAKRDWCDMTELVNEVLNRLKENLDKRVINVQFKDDLPLFRVDHGLIEEVLYNLLLNATLYSSKYCVITLRVNGWDDKLILVVEDNGNGFPEDAIGKAFDKFYRVKNSEAGGTGLGLSIAKGFVEAHDGSIELDNLPDGGARFTIQIPAETSYINNLKNE